GCGATGGAACGAATGTCAGAAGGCTCGACGCAGCATCGGATACGGCGGATCGGATCAACGCATGATCGCGATCGTTCGACAATCGCATGACGAACAATGTGTTGCATTGAGAGATAATATTGGGATCGATCTCCGCCGGCCGCTGCGTGACCAGTCCAAGAAATACGCCGTACTTGCGTCCTTCTTTCGCAATGCGCGACAAAGCACGCCGTGTCGGTCCGAATGCGACCTTGGCGTCGGCCGCCGCATAACGATGCGCTTCCTCGCAGATGAAAAGCAGTGGTGCAACACCATCACTCCACAAGCCGAAATCGAACGCCATGCGGCTCAATACCGAGACAACGGAGTCGACGACTTCCGCCGGGAAACCGCCGAGTTGCATCACAGTCAGCGGTTTGTTGTTAGCCGGCAGACGAAACAGATTCGAAATGATCTCCGCCATTGTGTCGCCACCGACATTGGCGTTTTCGAACATGAAAGCGTAGCGCGGATTGTTGCGGAAGGTCTGAATTCGCTGCAGCAGTTTATAATGGTGCATGCGCGAGGAGCGATTTTCCAGCTTGCCCATGCGCTCGTCGATCAACCCGATCAGGTCCTCGATGCGATAAGGCGCCGGCGTATCGGCGGTGAAGCCTGCATTCTTTGGATCGCGGCGTTTTGTCAGAAAACGATCATTGGCATTGCGGTATTGGAGATAAGCGCCCTTCGCCAGCGGAATGACCTCGGAAAGAATCTCCACTTCTTCGTCGACGCCCGGCCGCCTTCCGAAGAAAGCATCGATTGTTTCTTCGAAATTGAACAGCCAGAACGGCAGGCGAAGATTGCGCGGATTCAGAACCTGCGCTTTGTCGCCGAAACAGCGGCCATACTCATTGTGTGGATCGATCAGAAAAATGCGTAAATCCGGACGGGCGGCAAGGACCTGTTGCAGGATGATGGCGACGCCGCTCGATTTTCCAACGCCGGTGGTGCCAAGAATTGCGAAATGCTTGCTGAGCAATTCGTCGATATTGATCGAAGCATTGATTTGCGGAGCCTGACGAAGCGACCCGATCCGCACCGTGTCGCTTGCGTCGCCATAGACCAGGCAAAGCTCCTCGTTGGTCATCAGCAGCGCAGGATCGCCGATCGTCGGATATGCTGTGATGCCGCGCGTGAAACCGGACGCGCCTTCAATTTCCTTCACTTCACCGAACAGATCGATATGAGCGACATTGATTCGGTGCGCACCGCGCTGCTCCGAAATGTCAGTGACCATGCCGATGATTACGGCATCTCCACTGACGACACCGAGAAACTTGCCGACGGTTGCACGCGCTGCATCATGCAAGCTGCTTCCGGCGTGATGGAGTTCAATCGCTGCCGTGGCGCCACCGACGGACATGACGCGCCCGATAATCTGACGTTCGGCCGCGTTTGAAGAAAGCTGGCTCTGTGTGTGAGTCGCGTCCATGCA
The genomic region above belongs to Pseudorhodoplanes sinuspersici and contains:
- a CDS encoding ATP-binding protein, with amino-acid sequence MDATHTQSQLSSNAAERQIIGRVMSVGGATAAIELHHAGSSLHDAARATVGKFLGVVSGDAVIIGMVTDISEQRGAHRINVAHIDLFGEVKEIEGASGFTRGITAYPTIGDPALLMTNEELCLVYGDASDTVRIGSLRQAPQINASINIDELLSKHFAILGTTGVGKSSGVAIILQQVLAARPDLRIFLIDPHNEYGRCFGDKAQVLNPRNLRLPFWLFNFEETIDAFFGRRPGVDEEVEILSEVIPLAKGAYLQYRNANDRFLTKRRDPKNAGFTADTPAPYRIEDLIGLIDERMGKLENRSSRMHHYKLLQRIQTFRNNPRYAFMFENANVGGDTMAEIISNLFRLPANNKPLTVMQLGGFPAEVVDSVVSVLSRMAFDFGLWSDGVAPLLFICEEAHRYAAADAKVAFGPTRRALSRIAKEGRKYGVFLGLVTQRPAEIDPNIISQCNTLFVMRLSNDRDHALIRSAVSDAASSLLTFVPSLGTAEAFVFGPGVALPMQMKFRELPQQFRPSSDVGSSGHADADAGSDLIVSVIERWRNATMSQKHHDDDVYDFGYAPPVQPQQILEPPDSVRSRILKAPLDRTGLGTPDLPKTWR